In the Leptospira barantonii genome, CCTCGGAGATCGTTTTCAGATTCTCCAAAGACAACAAACGTCCGGCAAATCCGGGATTGTAGCGGCCGATAAGACCGAAATAGAAATTAGAATTTTAGATGATTCTAATAGATCTTCGTTTCAAGATCCTTGTCGTTTTAAAATTTGCGTGTAGCGCCACCCTTCACATCACGAACGTTCGATATAACAATATATAAACGGAAAATAATTTCCGTATAAGTGCCGTTCGTTTTTATTTTTTACTTGATCGATTCTTCCCTCACGCTACGTTCCACTCGTTTCGAATTGAAAATAAATAAGGTGAAGAAAATGAGAAAAGTGAATTTGAGAATTTTGTTAGCTGTAGCGTTTTTAATAACGAACGTTACGTATGCATCCGGTGGGGGCTCTTCCAGCAAACCTCTTTCCGGCAGTTATCCAATCGTCCTCGCACACGGGACTCTGGGCTGGGGAAACGGCTCCACAATCACAGACTACTGGGGTGGAAATGCCGCTTACTTAAGAAACCAAGGCGCAACCGTATTTACTCCGACGGTTACTTCGCTTGAATCCAGCTCCGCAAGAGCGACTCAACTTAAGACTCAAATCTTAGCGGGACTTGCGGCAAACAATTACACCGGAAAGATCCATCTCATCGGACATTCTCAAGGTGGATTGGATTCCCGTTATATGATCGCAAACCTCGGAATGGGAAGTAAGATCGCTTCCTTAACTACTTTGAACACTCCTCACTACGGAAGCCCGATCGCAAACATCATGTATTCCGTAATTCCAAGTTGGGCGTTGCCTTACGTTTCGACAATCGTTGGATCCGTGGTTCAAGTCGTTCTGGGTCAATCCAATCAAAACGCTTCTGCGGCCTTGAAGATGTTTACTACCGCAAATCTCCAAACGTTTAATGCGAACACTCCGAACAACGGTTCCGTGAAGTATTTCTCTTACGGTTCCACAATTTCAGTTCCGGATCTGATCCAACATCCTCTGATGGGATTGTTGCAACCTATCTGCGCGATCGGTGGACCTTTCTACGGATTGAGCATCGCAAACGACGGTGTGGTTCCTGATTCTTCTCAAAGATGGGGAACTTGGAAAGGTGGACCTTCTATTCCTCTCTTAACTACCGGGATCGATCACTTGGAAGCGCCTAACACGCTTTATCTGGGTCAACTCTGGTATGATTCCAACGCTTATTTCTTGAAAATGGCGTCCAACGCAAAGAGCAATCAATAAGATAGCATTCCAGCATTCGCACTTAAGGAAGAATGTTCGTTGTCCGTAAACGACGACATCGTTCTTCCGAGAGTATACGTAGATCAATTCCTCTGATTTTTCGCGCCCGTGGTTTCCAAAACCACGGGGCGTTCTTTTGGAGAATTCCATCGACGGATTCGTTTCAGAATCCAAAAGTCCCCTCGTAAAAACGATCACGCAACGATTCTGCGACAGGCTCGCACAAAATTTGTCATCGACTAGAAAATATATTCTATTTTTAGAATATACAGCTCCAAGAATATTCTAAATTTATTTTATATAACGGACGTACGTAATCGAATACGTTTTTTAAACAAAATCATGTCGCTTAACAATTTATTCTTGAACACCGTTCGTTCATTTGTATTTTGTTTCTGCGCTCATAAGGAGCGCATGAGGTACATATAAATGAAAAGTGTGATGAGAATATTAAGTGTTTCGCTTGTTTTTCTGTTAACAAGTGTGTTGTCCGCATCCGGCGGTGGTTCTTCCGGGAAAGCTCTTTCGGGAAGTTATCCGATCGTTCTGGCTCACGGCTTGTTCGGTTGGGGAAACAATTCTACCGTGATCGACTATTGGGGTGGAAATGCGGCGTATCTAACGGGTCAAGGCGCGGTCGTTTTAACTCCGTCCGTTACTGCGTTGAACTCCAGTGCAAGCAGAGCTTCTCAATTAAAAACCGCAATCCTCACGGCGATGGCCGCGAACAATTATACCGGGAAGGTTCATATCATCGGACATTCTCAAGGTGGACTGGATGCGCGTTATATGGTTTCCAACCTTTCCATGAGTAGCAAGGTCGCAAGTGTGACCACTCTCAACACTCCTCACCAAGGAAGTCCGATCGCAAACATCGTTTTGGCAGTGATCCCGAGCTGGGCTCTTCCATACGTTTCCACGATCATCGATGCTCTTGCAGGAGTGGTTTACGGAGATTCCAGCCAAAACGCAACCGCCGCTTTAAAATTGCTCACAACCGACGGAGCGAAAACGTTTAACGCTTCTGCGCCGAACGTTTCCGGAGTGAAGTATTTCTCTTACGGTTCAACGATTAGCGTCGCTGATCTGGTTCAACATCCCGCGATGGGTCTTCTGCAACCGATTTGTGCGATCGGCGCTCCTTTCTACGGAATGAGCGTCGCGAACGACGGTGTGGTTCCGGATTCTTCTCAAAGATGGGGAACTTGGAAAGGCGGACCTTCGATCCCGTTGCTTACCACGGGGATCGACCATTTGGAAGCGACAAACGCGCTTTATCTAGGTCAACTCTGGTATGACACAAACGCTTACTTTTTGAAAATGGCGTCCAACGCAAAATCGAATCAGTAATTCGTTTTAAAAAACTTCCCGAGATCGTTTCCGGTTTCGGGAAGTTTCGCAGAACGCAGATTCAACATTAGAATATTCTAATTTTCTGAATTCTTTTCCATCCAATAGTAAAAAACGGGGAGAATCACGAGGGTCAAAATCGTGGACGAAACGATTCCTCCGATAACCACGGTTGCCAACGGCTTCTGCACCTCCGATCCGAGTCCGGAACCGAAGGCCATCGGTATAAAACCGAAAGAAGCAACCAATGCCGTCATGATCACGGGTCGAATTCTGCTCGTCGCTCCTTCAAGCACCGCGTCTCTTACCGAAAGATTTCTATCTTCTCGGATCCTGTGAATCGTATCCAGCTTAACAAGCCCGTTTAAGACAGCGATTCCGGATAACGCGATACATCCTACGAATGCGGAAACGCTCAGGTCCATTCCTCTCAAAAAGAGAAACCAAATCCCTCCCGTCAACGCGAACGGAACACAGAAGAATACGAGCAAGGCTTGTCGAACCGATTTCAGTCCGAGATACAAAACCACAAAGATCATAAGAAACGTCGCGGGGAGAATCACGGATAACTTTTCCTTTGCCTTGGCTAAGTTTTCGATTTGTCCGCCCCAAAAAACCGAATAACCGCTCGGAATATTCATACCCGATATTTTTTCCTTGGCTTCGGAATAAAATCCTTCGAGATCTCTTCCTCGGAGGTTGACGGATACCGCAACGAATCTTCTGGACTTATTCCGGGAGATCGTCATGACCTTGTCTTTTTTTTCGATCGACGCGAGTAGTTTGATCGGAATCATTCCTCCGTCCGCGGTCCCCACTCCTATATCCGATATCTCTGATTCTCTGTTTCTAAAGTCTTCGGAGAGCCAGATTTTAATCGGAAATCGAACCTCTTCCTCGTAATATCCTCCGAGTTCGAATCCGCTCATGGACGCTTCGACCACGCTGTTGAACAACGGAAGAGATACATTATAATATTTTAATTTACTCGGATCGGGAGCTATGTCGATTACGGTGGACTTTCTGAGCGCCATGATCGGATCGAGTTCCACTTCCGCCGCGCCCGGAATCTTGTGTAAGGTTTCCTTCAACGAACCTTGAAGATCCAAAAGAGTGTTTAAATTCTTACCGAGAATTCTTACGCTGATATCCGCCCTGCTTCCCTCGAGAAGTTCGTTGAATCTCGCTTCCAAAGGTTGACTCAGCGTCAACTCGGAACTCGGGAATCGATCTTGAACCTTTTGGTGAATTCGGTTTAAAAAATTCTCCCAATTGTCCGATTTCATCAGGTCGTTCAGAGATTCTTTTTTAAGAATGATGAACGTATCCGCGTTGAACGTTCCCATCGGATCGTTTGCTACGGAACTCGTTCCGATTCTGGAAAAGACACTTTTGACTTCGGGCATTCCCATCAAAAGAATTTCCACCTCCTTTTGTTCCTTCAAACTCTCTTCCGTGCTGATGTCCCCTTCCCGTACGATCACGAGCATCAAGTCCCCTTCCATCAACTTGGGAAGAAAGACCGTTCCCATTCTAAAATAGACAAACAAGGTGAGAATAAAAAACGCCAGAGATCCGAGTATGATCGGTTTCGGTTTGTCGAGAAGGATCGGAAGATAGGTTTCATACAACGTTACTATTCTTCCCTTTTTGATCTTTTCGTTCGCCTTGTGACCGTTTGTCGGAGTTACGAAAAAATACAAAAGAGGAGGAAGAAAGAACACAGCCAACAAAAGACTGAATCCGAGAGCCAACAAAACAGTTTCGGCCATCGGTCTAAACATCTTTCCCGGTATTCCGTCTAATGTTAAGATCGGAACATACACGAGCATAATCACAACGACCCCGAATGAAACGGGTTTTAAAACCTCCAAGGACGCGCTTAGAATCGTTTTGATCTTGTCTTCTTTGCTAAGAATATTTTCCCTTTCGAAGCGAGTCAGAACGTTTTCGGTAATGACGATCGAAGCGTCCACGAGAAGCCCGAAGTCGATCGCTCCCAAACTCATGAGATTCGCGGAGATTCCGAAGATCTTCATAAAGATCGCGGTCAACAACATCGATCCGGGTATGATCATCGCGACGATGATCGAGGCCTTGATGTTGAAGAGAATAAAAAACAAGGTAAGCACGACCAAAATCGCACCTTCGGAAAGGTTTCGAAGTACGGTTCGAATCGTGGAATGAATCAGAAAGGATCTTTCCAGTAAAACCCGAACCTGAACGTCCTCCGGCAGATTCAGATTGGAAACGGCCTTGTTCAAATCCGCGTTGACTTGATAACTGTTTTCTCCGCGCAACATCATCGCGGTTCCCAACACGATCTCTTTTCCTTCGGAACTTGCGCCGCCTAATCGTTGTTTGCCGTGTTCCTTAACCTCCGCGATATCTCCTACTCGTATCGGAGAACCGGTTAACGTTCTTCGTACGGCGACTTCGGAAAGAGAATTCAAATTCTTTTTGATTCCGTATGCGCGAACGATCGCGACCTTTCCGTCGTTTTCGATAAAACCACCGCCGAAACTTTCACCGATCGTGGACAATTCTCCGATCAACTGATCGATCGTGATTCCCCAAGTTTTCATCTTGAAAGGATTCAGATCGATATGAATTTCCTTCTCATATCCTCCGTTGGAATCCACTTCCACAATTCCGGGAACGAGCGCTTTCAACTGAGGACGAACCGTGTAATCCTGAATCGTTCTCAGATAAAGCAAACGATCTTTCTCGGGAAGGGACGCGAGTTTACTTCCGGGTTTCGCCTCGACCGTATAAAAGAAAATTTCACCGAGACCGGTAGTATTCGGTACGATCGTAGGCGCGATCCCTTTAGGAAGTTTTTCCTTTGCGCTTGCGATTCTTTCCAAAACCATACTTCGGGCCTGATAAATATCCGTGTTCTCCTTAAAGATCAAAGATATATTAGATAATCCGAATTTAGATACGGAACGAACATCGATCAGATTCGGCATTCCCATCAACTCCGTTTCGAGAGGAAAGGTGACCACCTTCTCGACTTGTTCGGGATCCAAGGAACCGGTCTTTGCGATCACAATCACTTGTGTGTTGGTGATGTCCGGAACCGCGTCGATCGGAACCTCCTTCAAAGTGAAGAAGGAATAAACGAATAGAGAAAAAACAATTCCCGAGGAGAGAATCGGATTATTTAAGCTGATATTCAAAAGTCTGGACAGCATGTTTAAAAGTTCCTATGATTTCTTTTTCGTTGGTGATATGGAGAAGATTGAGAAGAGCTTCTATATGAGCGATCTGCGCGTCCAAAATCGCGTGATGTGTTTCGTGAAGCTGATTCTCCAATTCGAGATAACTCATCATCAGAATTCTTCCCTTTTTGAACTCGACGTCCGCGTAAATCAGATCGCTTTCGATGTCGTCTAACTTGGAAAGATTGAAGAGTTTAAGATTGATCTTCGATTGTTCGTAATCCAGAAAAGCCTGTTTGAACGCGGTCTTTACAAGATTCTCCTGATGATGAAGAATTCCTTGTTTGGACTTTATATTGACCTCGGCGGCGGAAATCTTATTCTGAAACTGATCCCATACCGGAATTCTAAATTTTAAACCGAAGTCGTAAAATCGGTTGGCAACCCCCGATTTATCCTCGCCTACCTGACTGATGATGGAATAGTCCGGATACTTTTCCAAGTTTGCAAGATTGAGTTCCGTCTTGGCTCGTTCGATTTCTCCCTTTGCCGCCATCAACGTTAGATTTCTTGCGATCGCCTTCGTTTGAAGATCGTTAAAATCAAACTTAACTCCTTCCGAAAAAAACGGAATCCTCAAAGAAGGAACCGCTTCCAACATCAGATACAAGTTCATCGCTTCGTATTGTTTGTTCGCATCCAATTCCAGGTCGTTGAAATGTTTTCTGAGCGCCAAGACCCTTCTTTGAATGATAAAAAGATCCGTCTTCGCCTGAGGAGTGATGAACGGTCTCGCTCGGATATAACTTTCCAAGATCGACAATCTTCTCAAACGTTCCTTAACGTGATTTTTTTTACCCGCAGAAACCAAATAACGATAAGCGAACTTGATCGCGTTGAACCGAATGGAGTTGCTCGCTTCCGCAAGTTGAATCTCCTTGATTCTCGAATCGTTATCCACAAGAAGCTGACGAAGCTCCTTCTTTCCGGGAAAATACACGGGTTGTTCGAATTGAAGCGCATATTCGGAACCGCTTTCGTTCGCGGCGCTTCTTTGTCCGTAATCCAAAGTCAACGAAGGGTTTTGCGTTTTGCCCTGTTGTTTGCGTTGATAAAAAAGAGCTTCCAAATCCGCGTTCAACGAAAGAAGCAGGGGAGAATTTTTTTCCGCCAGACCCACGATGCCTTGTACGTCCAATTGCGAACTCAC is a window encoding:
- a CDS encoding efflux RND transporter permease subunit, translated to MLSRLLNISLNNPILSSGIVFSLFVYSFFTLKEVPIDAVPDITNTQVIVIAKTGSLDPEQVEKVVTFPLETELMGMPNLIDVRSVSKFGLSNISLIFKENTDIYQARSMVLERIASAKEKLPKGIAPTIVPNTTGLGEIFFYTVEAKPGSKLASLPEKDRLLYLRTIQDYTVRPQLKALVPGIVEVDSNGGYEKEIHIDLNPFKMKTWGITIDQLIGELSTIGESFGGGFIENDGKVAIVRAYGIKKNLNSLSEVAVRRTLTGSPIRVGDIAEVKEHGKQRLGGASSEGKEIVLGTAMMLRGENSYQVNADLNKAVSNLNLPEDVQVRVLLERSFLIHSTIRTVLRNLSEGAILVVLTLFFILFNIKASIIVAMIIPGSMLLTAIFMKIFGISANLMSLGAIDFGLLVDASIVITENVLTRFERENILSKEDKIKTILSASLEVLKPVSFGVVVIMLVYVPILTLDGIPGKMFRPMAETVLLALGFSLLLAVFFLPPLLYFFVTPTNGHKANEKIKKGRIVTLYETYLPILLDKPKPIILGSLAFFILTLFVYFRMGTVFLPKLMEGDLMLVIVREGDISTEESLKEQKEVEILLMGMPEVKSVFSRIGTSSVANDPMGTFNADTFIILKKESLNDLMKSDNWENFLNRIHQKVQDRFPSSELTLSQPLEARFNELLEGSRADISVRILGKNLNTLLDLQGSLKETLHKIPGAAEVELDPIMALRKSTVIDIAPDPSKLKYYNVSLPLFNSVVEASMSGFELGGYYEEEVRFPIKIWLSEDFRNRESEISDIGVGTADGGMIPIKLLASIEKKDKVMTISRNKSRRFVAVSVNLRGRDLEGFYSEAKEKISGMNIPSGYSVFWGGQIENLAKAKEKLSVILPATFLMIFVVLYLGLKSVRQALLVFFCVPFALTGGIWFLFLRGMDLSVSAFVGCIALSGIAVLNGLVKLDTIHRIREDRNLSVRDAVLEGATSRIRPVIMTALVASFGFIPMAFGSGLGSEVQKPLATVVIGGIVSSTILTLVILPVFYYWMEKNSEN
- a CDS encoding lipase family alpha/beta hydrolase, producing MKSVMRILSVSLVFLLTSVLSASGGGSSGKALSGSYPIVLAHGLFGWGNNSTVIDYWGGNAAYLTGQGAVVLTPSVTALNSSASRASQLKTAILTAMAANNYTGKVHIIGHSQGGLDARYMVSNLSMSSKVASVTTLNTPHQGSPIANIVLAVIPSWALPYVSTIIDALAGVVYGDSSQNATAALKLLTTDGAKTFNASAPNVSGVKYFSYGSTISVADLVQHPAMGLLQPICAIGAPFYGMSVANDGVVPDSSQRWGTWKGGPSIPLLTTGIDHLEATNALYLGQLWYDTNAYFLKMASNAKSNQ
- a CDS encoding TolC family protein, producing the protein MRLHADVSSQLDVQGIVGLAEKNSPLLLSLNADLEALFYQRKQQGKTQNPSLTLDYGQRSAANESGSEYALQFEQPVYFPGKKELRQLLVDNDSRIKEIQLAEASNSIRFNAIKFAYRYLVSAGKKNHVKERLRRLSILESYIRARPFITPQAKTDLFIIQRRVLALRKHFNDLELDANKQYEAMNLYLMLEAVPSLRIPFFSEGVKFDFNDLQTKAIARNLTLMAAKGEIERAKTELNLANLEKYPDYSIISQVGEDKSGVANRFYDFGLKFRIPVWDQFQNKISAAEVNIKSKQGILHHQENLVKTAFKQAFLDYEQSKINLKLFNLSKLDDIESDLIYADVEFKKGRILMMSYLELENQLHETHHAILDAQIAHIEALLNLLHITNEKEIIGTFKHAVQTFEYQLK
- a CDS encoding lipase family alpha/beta hydrolase, with protein sequence MRKVNLRILLAVAFLITNVTYASGGGSSSKPLSGSYPIVLAHGTLGWGNGSTITDYWGGNAAYLRNQGATVFTPTVTSLESSSARATQLKTQILAGLAANNYTGKIHLIGHSQGGLDSRYMIANLGMGSKIASLTTLNTPHYGSPIANIMYSVIPSWALPYVSTIVGSVVQVVLGQSNQNASAALKMFTTANLQTFNANTPNNGSVKYFSYGSTISVPDLIQHPLMGLLQPICAIGGPFYGLSIANDGVVPDSSQRWGTWKGGPSIPLLTTGIDHLEAPNTLYLGQLWYDSNAYFLKMASNAKSNQ